From Draconibacterium halophilum, one genomic window encodes:
- a CDS encoding carboxypeptidase-like regulatory domain-containing protein translates to MKTVLITHFALLLLVIPGMSWAQIVTITGYVNNGASGKAMENVSIFDKNSGIGTITNQNGFYKLILDKGDVDLSVSNGGFKPVLHHVKVVSDTTLFVNLQPLLSGKTRQKKNDLVHAELKTEKKNDRKGFKVF, encoded by the coding sequence ATGAAAACAGTATTAATCACCCATTTCGCTTTGCTATTATTAGTAATTCCTGGCATGAGTTGGGCGCAGATCGTTACCATAACAGGTTATGTTAACAATGGGGCGAGCGGAAAAGCCATGGAAAACGTTAGTATCTTCGATAAAAATTCCGGAATTGGAACAATTACCAATCAGAATGGATTTTATAAACTTATTCTTGATAAAGGAGATGTAGATTTGTCGGTATCAAACGGAGGGTTTAAACCGGTTTTACATCATGTAAAAGTTGTTTCTGATACTACGCTGTTCGTAAACCTTCAACCACTGCTTAGTGGCAAAACCCGACAGAAAAAGAACGATCTGGTTCATGCAGAGCTAAAAACGGAGAAGAAGAACGACAGAAAAGGATTTAAAGTGTTTTAG
- a CDS encoding complex I 51 kDa subunit family protein, with translation MANSHQLKRVDFIFRNENDWEKVLSTTIKKKPQELINALISSELKGRGGAGFPTGLKWKLTAESKEKQKYVICNADEGEPGTFKDREILSRVPYKVLTAMAICGYITGANKGYIYLRGEYKFLLPELNKVIDEFSYYCKEINLDFNIEIFMGSGAYICGEETALMESMEGKRGEPRNKPPFPTQAGYMGKPTVINNVETLVHSFTIFKYGAKKFYDLGVQYSRGTKLFSVSGDTPKPGIYELELGMSLQDFVYEFGDGDTKAVQVGGASGFLVPRKKFKDAAIGFKGKLTGISLPTGGSMMLFNSSRSMFNVLDNYLEFFREESCGQCTPCRVGCQQLLLGIKAVKRGEKPASYLDKLLRLTETMQYTAKCGLGQSVANSFSSIVANFREEMIY, from the coding sequence ATGGCAAATTCACATCAACTAAAACGTGTTGATTTCATTTTTAGAAATGAAAACGACTGGGAAAAAGTACTTTCTACTACCATAAAAAAGAAACCACAAGAGTTAATAAACGCGCTAATCAGCTCAGAACTCAAAGGACGAGGAGGAGCCGGCTTTCCAACCGGACTAAAATGGAAATTGACTGCCGAATCAAAAGAAAAGCAGAAATATGTGATTTGTAATGCCGATGAAGGTGAACCCGGAACTTTTAAAGACCGCGAGATCTTATCGCGCGTACCATACAAAGTGCTCACTGCAATGGCCATTTGCGGATACATTACAGGAGCCAATAAAGGGTACATCTACCTTCGTGGTGAATACAAATTTCTACTACCAGAATTGAATAAAGTTATTGATGAATTCAGTTATTACTGTAAAGAGATTAATCTCGATTTTAACATTGAGATTTTCATGGGCAGCGGTGCATATATTTGTGGAGAAGAAACGGCATTAATGGAGTCGATGGAAGGAAAACGAGGCGAACCACGGAATAAACCACCATTCCCAACCCAAGCAGGATATATGGGCAAACCAACCGTAATAAACAATGTAGAAACGCTGGTTCACTCCTTTACCATCTTTAAATACGGAGCAAAAAAATTCTACGATCTGGGCGTTCAATATTCACGGGGCACCAAACTTTTTTCGGTATCGGGCGATACTCCCAAACCGGGAATTTACGAACTGGAGCTGGGTATGAGCCTTCAGGATTTTGTGTATGAATTTGGCGATGGAGATACCAAAGCTGTTCAGGTAGGCGGTGCATCAGGATTTCTTGTTCCGCGCAAAAAATTTAAAGATGCAGCCATTGGTTTTAAAGGAAAACTTACTGGAATTTCACTTCCAACAGGAGGCTCAATGATGCTATTTAACAGTTCGCGTTCCATGTTTAATGTTCTTGATAACTACCTCGAGTTTTTCCGCGAAGAATCGTGCGGACAATGTACTCCATGCCGTGTTGGTTGCCAGCAATTGCTTTTAGGAATTAAAGCAGTTAAACGTGGTGAAAAACCTGCTTCGTATCTCGATAAATTGTTGCGCCTAACCGAAACCATGCAATACACTGCTAAATGTGGTTTAGGCCAGTCGGTAGCAAACTCCTTTTCGTCGATTGTTGCAAATTTCAGAGAAGAAATGATCTATTAA
- the nuoE gene encoding NADH-quinone oxidoreductase subunit NuoE, whose translation MDPIQTLVKNLADKHGRSRESVLPILQGVVEQEKFLSERSMIEIAREIDIPAADVYGTATFYSFLETKPAGKFIIRVCKTITCAMKGKNQVLFAIQEMLKINLGETTPDKQFTLLETNCLGWCHKAPAMLINDEIYTELTPEKVREILTSHMKANANH comes from the coding sequence ATGGATCCAATCCAAACCTTAGTTAAAAACCTGGCAGATAAACATGGTAGAAGCCGGGAAAGTGTATTACCAATTTTGCAAGGAGTGGTTGAACAGGAAAAATTCCTTTCGGAACGTTCGATGATCGAGATTGCAAGAGAGATTGACATTCCTGCAGCCGATGTTTACGGAACAGCCACCTTCTATTCATTTCTTGAAACCAAGCCTGCCGGAAAGTTTATTATTCGGGTGTGCAAAACGATTACCTGTGCCATGAAAGGAAAAAACCAGGTTTTGTTTGCCATACAGGAAATGCTTAAAATTAATTTAGGGGAAACCACCCCCGACAAACAATTTACCTTATTGGAAACCAACTGCCTTGGTTGGTGCCATAAAGCACCGGCAATGCTTATAAACGATGAAATTTATACCGAGCTCACTCCTGAAAAAGTGAGAGAAATTTTAACGAGCCACATGAAAGCGAACGCTAATCATTAA